A single Oleidesulfovibrio alaskensis DSM 16109 DNA region contains:
- the rpmI gene encoding 50S ribosomal protein L35 codes for MPKIKTRRCAAKRFSVTGSGKFKRRRKNMRHILTKKASKRKMQLGQPALVDKTNEKAVKRMLPYA; via the coding sequence ATGCCTAAGATCAAAACCAGACGCTGCGCTGCAAAGCGCTTCTCTGTGACCGGCTCCGGCAAGTTCAAGCGCCGTCGCAAGAATATGCGTCACATTCTGACCAAAAAGGCTTCCAAGCGCAAAATGCAGCTTGGACAACCCGCGCTTGTGGACAAGACCAACGAAAAGGCTGTCAAGCGCATGCTGCCCTACGCCTAG